The following are from one region of the Nicotiana tomentosiformis chromosome 7, ASM39032v3, whole genome shotgun sequence genome:
- the LOC138896060 gene encoding uncharacterized protein, producing the protein MADNTINNMHYPEIRGDQPYFEDSISDTHNEENGATPVHDRQYPRHVRETTPDDADEEHVVDAVRVLQEQQAIILGHLTRHDKVMTELKQALSRASNNANRRDPIPLGFPANQTTQRVDNNTPRGEIGSDGARGNGSGLNDENDPFTNELLRFIRFMRKVNACMDQIPGVPPVLKGPVSKKYTQLLYNPIAALELIPKRFKMPEVPKYDGTSDPQEHITTYITAVKENGLAPQEIESVLLKKFGETLTGEALTWFSLLLEHSIDSFEMLAVSFIKAHAKARKVQAQKDDIFKIAQGESELLREFVTQFQKERMLLPAVPDKWAAEAFTKGLNPSSSDASRQLKERLLEFQAMTWADVHNRYESKIRIEDDHVGFPSSTKGREKNREKSKDDYGADKGSLRGRCLPYERTEGRNRGFRTADRFAIDRRTDRGPNNQSLQDKEASGSQDPFYPKLSEYNFNVSIVELVSAMRNIKEAQFMKPMRSDPSQRDPNLWCEYHGMNGHRTGDC; encoded by the coding sequence atggcagataacactattAACAACATGCATTACCCCGAgattcgaggggatcaaccttatttcgaggactcaatcagtgacacccataATGAGGAGAATGGCGCTACACCGGTGCATGACAGGCAATATCCTCGACATGTTCGGGaaacaactcccgatgatgctgatgaggaacaTGTCGTTGACGCGGTAAGGGTGTTGCAAGAGCAACAGGCGATCATTCTGGGCCACCTTACGCGACatgataaggttatgacggagttgaagcaGGCGCTGTCgagagcttcaaataatgcaaacagacgagatccGATTCCTCTCGGGTTTCCCGCAAATCAAACGacgcagagggtcgacaacaacactcccaggggtgaaaTTGGCTCCGATGGGGCAAGGGGGAATGGATCCGGCCTCAACGACGAGAATGATCCTTTCAcgaatgaacttttacggtttatACGGTTTATGAGGAAAGTGAATGCCTGCATGGACCAGATCCCGGGCGTGCCACCAGTGCTGAAAGGTCCGGTCTCGAAAAAGTACACTCAATTGCTATACAATCCAATTGCGGCACTAGAGTTAATCccaaagcggttcaaaatgcctgaagtgccaaagtatgacggaacttcagacccccaggagcatattaccacctacataaCGGCGGTAAAGGAAAATGGTTTAGCTCCTCaagaaattgaatctgtgttgctaaaaaaatttggagaaaccctcacgGGGGAAGCCTTGACGTGGTTTTCATTGTTActcgagcattccatagactcctttgaaATGCTCGCGGTTTCTTTCATTAAGGCTCATGCCAAGGCTAGAAAAGTACAAGCCCAAAAGGATGACATATTCAAGATTGCGCAAGGAGAGTCCGAGCTGCTGCGAGAGTTCGTTACCCAATTCCAGAAGGAGAGAATGTTACTCCCGGCTGTCCCGGATaaatgggcggctgaagcattcaccaagggattGAATCCGAGCAGTTCAGATGCTTCTCGACAATTGAAGGAAAGACTACTCGAGTTTCAAGCAATGACctgggcggatgtccacaaccggtatgaatcaaaaataaggatcgaagatgatcatgttggttttccatcatcgaccaaaggacgagaaaagaatagagaaaaatcaaaggatgattatGGCGCGGACAAAGGGAGTTTGAGGGGCCGGTGTTTGCCCTACGAACGGACCGAAGGCCGCAATAGAGGTTTTCGGACAGCGGACAGGTTCGCCATTGACAGGAGGACTGATCGCGGTCCAAACAATCAATCGCTGCAGGATAAAGAAGCATCAGGGTCGCAGGATCCTTtttaccccaagttatcggaatacaacttcaacgtcagtatagtggagttggtatcggccatgagaaacatcaaagaagcacaGTTCATGAAACcgatgagatctgatcccagccagagggatcccaacttgtggtgtgaataTCACGGGATGAATGGCCACCGGACAGGGGACTGTTGA